In Suncus etruscus isolate mSunEtr1 chromosome 2, mSunEtr1.pri.cur, whole genome shotgun sequence, the genomic stretch AGTATGCTACAAATTTAGCAGAATCTGTGCTACAAGATGCATTTATTAGATTATCTCAGTCTCACCCTACAGGAATCCAGGAATCTGCAGGAAATGCCCGCTTATCCAATAATTATTCTACAAAAGATATCATGGTTCCTCGGTCATGGAATGAACTTCCGAAAATTGTCATTGTTCAGAGTCCAGATGGTGGTGATGctgtccctgagccaggaagctCTTCGTGGTCTGAGCTGGAAGTATCTATGGAGAATAACAGTGTCCTTGCTGGAGACAATGCCAGCACACGTCCCCAGAGTGCTCTTGAAGTAGCATTAGCTTGTGCTGCCACTGTGATTGGAACAATTTCCAGCCCACAGGCCACAGAAAGACTCAAAATGGAACAAGAATCCCTGGTTACAAATGATCCACCCGGAGACAATGAACTGCTACCAACTCAAACCTCACAAGTACTCCAGGAACTTTCCATCAGTGAATACTCATTTCCATCTGCTTTGTGCGGTATGACCCAGGTGGCAAGTGCTGTTGCTGTCTGTGGCCTGGGAGAAACAGAAGTTTCTCCTATGGCTTCCAATGAGCTCTTTGCTACTGAACCTCCAGGAGCAGTCACCCCACTTTGCAGTCTGGCTACAGAGAACAGCACAGAGCTGGGGAATAAAGAAGCCATTGCAGAGGCCTTATTTAAGGAGACCACTCAAATTTTAACAAAACCTCATGCCTACAGCAACATGGGGGACCTCATGGAGTCAATGACAAAGAGAATCACAGAATCTGCTTCAAAGCCTCACACCCTCTGCTCAGAAAATGACAACTTTGGCAATGAACTGGCACAGACCCTATCCAATGCTATCCTGAAGCATTCTATTGATGAAGTTTACCAGAAAATAAAGGTAACTGATGCCAATGATTCATCTGAAGCTCTAAGCACCCTCCTGGAGACTACAAATAAACTGCTTTTCAATGTCATATGTGTCACCTTCAAGAAGATGAGCAATATAATGCAGAGTGGTACCTGTCCCATTTCCCTTTGCAAAGAGTCCATCAGTTGGAGGAAAATAGAAATGGGTTGCCAGTCTGTTCCTAAAAGTGCTAGTCAGGTTCAGGTCAATAATACTGAATACTCTAGTGTCCATCCATTTAGCGATTTGCAGAGTTCTGACCCTGTTACCAATGATCCTGATGATGAGGTATATCTCAAACAAGATACTAAGGGTCAATTGAAGTCAGGCCTCTTTAAGAGCCCCAAATTGCAGTCAGAGTTTTCATATAGTAATAGAGTGCCCGATAGTTTGACTGCTAAGCTGTCCCACAAGGAACCATATCAGAAAAGCATGGGGAGAAAGGATCCAAGAAACCATCCTCTGATGCCTGGTTGTAATGGTCATGAAATTGGGGCATCATCAGATGGAGAAGACCAAACTAAACTTACGGTCAAAGGCAGCCATACTTCCCACTGTGTCAGCCCAGTAGCTCAAGAAAAGCATAATTGTGGTTCAACACTAAACCATGAAGTTCAAGTCAATCTATCTTTGTTAGGGAGTGAATTGGTGCTTCCTACTCAAGCCATGCTACCCACAAAACATACAGATCTCTACTACATCACAGACTTTGCAGAAGAGTTAGCGGAAACCATCGTATCCATGGCAACCGAAATTGCAGCCATCTGCCTTGACAACTCAAATGGAAAGCAACCCTGGTTTTGTGCTTGGAGAAGAAGGAATGAGCTTCTGGTTGCCCCCAGTGCCTCCTGCCGATCACTGAAGAGAAAGAAGGATAGTCAGTCAGGCAGTGGGGCCACAGTAAGAAAACACAAGCCCCCAAGACTCAGTGAGATCAAGAGGAAAACGGATGAGCATCCAGAACTCAAAGAGAAGCTCATGAACAGAGTTGAGTCCATGAACCTCGAGGATGTACCGGATTCTGTCAATGTTTTTGCCAATGAAGTGGCAGCCAAGATCATGAATCTCACTGAGTTCTCCATGGTGGATGGGGTCTGGCAAGCCCAAAGTTACCCTCGCAATCGCTTACTCAGTGGAGACCGGTGGAACCGTCTGAAGGCCTCCAGTTGTGAAAGCATTCCAGAGGAGGAGTCTCAAGCCAAGGGATCTCTCAACAGCCCAGGGTACATGAGCACCCTCAGCCAGCCAGTAAGCAGAGCCAGCTCTGTGTCCAAGCAATCAAGCTGTGAGAGCATCTCTGAAGAGTTTTCCAGGTTCATGGTGAACCAAATGGAAAGTGAAGGAAGAGGCTTTGAGTTACTACTGGACTACTATGCAGGCAAGAATGCAAGCAGCATTCTGAACTCAGCCATACAACAGGCCTGCCGCCATTCAAGCGACCACCTGAATGTGCGGTCCAACTGCCCCTCAAAGCAGTCGAGCACCGAGAGCATCACCGAGGAGTTTTATCGGTACATGCTACGAGACATGGAGCGAGAATACAAGGACAGTGCCTCTTCCAGGCGAAGCAGTCACGACTGGACAGCCAGCCTACTGTCTTCCTCTCTGAGATTACCGCAGTGCTACAGACAGTCATCCATGCCGGACAGCAGATCCCTGGACCCCAGGCTGGCCGTGAATGCGCCCATCAAGGCCAACTCCTTGGATGGCTTTGCTCAAAACAGCTCACAGGATTTGCTCTGTGTGCAGCCTGTCAGTGGCTCTTCCTCCGACTCTTGCTTATACCGGCGAGGTGGGACCGACCAGATCACCACCATGCTTATTCATGAGACATGGGCCAATTCCATTGAAGCACTCATGCGCAAGAACAAGATTATCATGGATGAAGCAGAGGGAGAAGGTGCTGAACCAAACTCTCCTCTACAGGGGGAGTTGGGTACTCCGGGACACTCTTTGAAGAGAGGCCGGAGAGGGTCAAATCTTGTAGCACAGGAGTCTATGAATCTCCTGAGGAAAGACTCTGTTGCAGAAAGCAAGCATCCTCCCTTGTCTTCTCTAAGCAAAGCTGCAGTTCCTGCAGACCACAAGACTTCAGAAGCAAGAAAGGAACCTTCTTCCTGTTGTGAGGCTGTCCCCCTGAGTCACTCTAGGAGATCACTTTGTCCGAGGGAAGTGCCCCTAATTCAGATTGAAACCCATCAAAGAGGAGAAGGTACTGGAGAATCCGAAGGCTTTATCTCCAAGGGCAGTCTTGAAGATCAAAAGGAACATTTCCATAAACGACTAGGCGCTGCCACCTGCCCAACCACCAGGTGAGGGAATGCTCGTGGATGGAATTTGCatcttagcatttttttttttgccaaattcTAGGGCCTTGTGCAAAAACTCAGTTCCTTAGACAATTATAAACCTCCCAATGATGATAGACACATGGAATGAACATTAAAAGTCATATTTCCACTAACAAGAGAAAGTAAGTTGGCAACCTCAGAACTAGggagatagtgcagaggttaaAGTTCATATCTTGCATGAGGCAGATCCTGGTTCAATACTCCAGTGGCACATGACCACCCCAAGTATTACCAAAATAGCCTTGTTTTTTCCCCAGCAGCTCAGAGCCCAATCAGAACTGCATCCTTGAGCCCTAATACCAACCAGAAGTCTACTTTGCTGAATATCTCTAGGTATAGCTTCTAGACTATTTAAGCATTACAGTCTCACCAGTATAATTAAACTGCCATGGCATGCTATCTTTTTGCATTTATTCATGGCAGAGCTGGTGGGATAGTACAAAAATTAAGGGGTTTTCCTTATATGCAATACTGACATCATAGGGTTCAATTGTAAGCATAGGTCTAGGAGTGAGTTAGCCAGCTCTCaaacactgccatgtgtgggcCCTACCTTctttccccaaataaacaaaatagattatGGCATTTACAACAATTTTAAGCAGAAATATCAATCTGTCCATTTGAAAAGcatagtataatttaaataaaatttaatgttgaaGTATGTGTGGTTttctaagttaaaataaaatttaatattgaagTCTGTATGGTTTTCTaagttaaaaaaagttaaaaaaataaatgtatgaatgGAGGTTGCAagttgtttaggtttttttttatataacagcTAAGAACTTATTATTCTGTCTGATATGGGTTTCTGGTGTGGTTttccaacaataaaacaaactgaAGACATCAGGCTTAGACTTAAGACTCAATAGCTAGTTCTACTTCCAAAACATAGGGGCCAATTATTaaatatagtttcctttgtaGAGAAGTTAGTTCTACACTTGCTTACTTACTTTTCAATCCCAAATTCTCTTTTgagcatttatttttctgtatttttttccaaTCTAATGAAACCTTCTCTCTTGGGCATGTATTCCTCTCTATATCTCCCCtcataccttttttgtttttgtttttgtttttgggcaacacccggaagcgctcaggggttactcatggctctacgctcagatcacccttgacaggcacagggaaccatatggtatactgggattcgaaccaccatccttttgcatgaaaggcaaataccctattttcatgctatctctccgaccccataaaaactattttgcttcactaaaacatataaaaaatgaTAGAGCATGCAATCCATTAAGATTGGAGCAATGATGTGCACTCAAATTCAATGAAATCTTGCTAGTTTATTCTCCAACCTACTAGGTGAATAAATTAtctgaaaattaatttcaaaaattatgGAATTAATAATTGCATCTTGAAGATTTtagacttaaataaatataaattcatgtaAAGTTAAtaattcatttcatatttattttgaagGATAAAGATTATGGTTGCCTTGATTCCAAGAGAAAGTTTATTCCCAAGAGAAGTCTGTTATAACAGTGTGAGAACTGAATAGTGTGAGAACAAGACAATTCCCAGgatttgtgagttagatattagtCACAATGAGATCACGTTTTCTAAGCTTAGAGTTGTAATCAGGTGATGTGACATATCAAAATAACTAACGAACTAAATATAAAACTCAACTCTATATTAAAAGCTCCCTGCCCACTTACACTCAAGAAGGAGAGAAATTACACCAATACTATTAATTCTACATGGAGGTGAGAAGGTAGTATGGTATTGTGATACTTTTCATTTATAGTCCAAATGCATCTTCATAAATTCTGAAAaccattaaaaattaacaaaccataacaaaaagtattttatttttcctttcctttcttttattttacttctacttAGATTTGCCTATTTAGTAAAAGGATAACAAATCCAATACCCATGTAGAAGTCTTATCCAAAGATAAGTACCTATTTTTAGGCCATAATTTTTGTCCAGGTACCTGAATTATCTCTTAGTTATAAAGAATTTAAGTAATTGAAAGTTGTCTTTGgaaccttgcatgaagccaatttAGATTCAATCTCTAATTTTCATATgtccccctgagcactccaggagtaatccctaagtacaaagccaaaagtaaaccctgagcatcaccagtgtggcccagaaactggagaaacaaaacatataaatcaataaagtagtctttttctacttgtttactTATAAGAGGATCTCCTTTTATAATAGTACAAAGGCAGGCCCACCCAGAGACTTTAGTAGATGATTCAGAGATTAGAGGACTCTGAAGAAAACAAATGCCAGAAGTTTGCAGAGAAATTTCCTTGAAGTTTACTGCTTTTTGCATCATATCTATGAATACGTATGAACCCCATGAATCTAGAGAGCTGTACATTAAGCATTTTACAAATGCCCAGAAAACCAGAAAAAGGCCAATTCTGGCAAAGTAGTGAATCTATGATAATTCAGTTCTCACCTAGCATGATTCCAAACACACTTTCCAAAGAGAACATacactcagtaaaataaaatttcagtgcaacattcagtgtgtgtgtgtaatgtgtaAAACTGTgccagaaaatttaataaaaaattaagcctAGAAAATATGATTTCTACATATTAGCAGTAGAACTTGCTAGAAACAGACACTTTTAATTCCATGATTCTTATAAACTTCTAACCTGCAagtagaatgatattatttactAGATACTTTTAACATCAGCATACTCATCTTAAGAATATTTCTGGTGATGTAATAAGTGTGACTTATCATACATATTACATGTATAACACGTATATGTGACACATATTTCATGTGACCACAGCTCTGATCCAAATACATAACAATTCTTAaggatatatagtatatacacagAAAATCATATACACTAGAATGAAAACTAAGAATCATTGAATgctacctaaaagaaaaaagaaatgcccaAATTTTGACTATTCAAAAGACCCTCTAGATGGGGAGTTAGCATTAGTTAAATCTTGAGGAATAGTAATAAATGAAGATTAGGAAAGGGGTGAGCTATATAATTTACTAATCACAGGATGTAGTTTACATTTATTGGATGGCTTTGGGGACAGAATGCATAGGAAGACAGTCAATCCATCACAGCACTCTTGAAATCTGGACGAAATACAAGGAACCAGGTTGCTGAGTACTAGAAATCCAAAGAAGGCCAGAAATTAAAGaaggaattaaagaaatatttttagatcAAGAGCTAAGCACTTTCAAGAGATCCTTGATAATTCAGAAAATAAGATGGCTATCAATTAGAGGTTATAGAGGAAGGGAAAGGACATAAAAGGTGACTGCAAATGTCAAATATGTCAGGAGATTCTAATAAATAGAAAGAGTTGGTAAACCATAAGACTTGAGTGTGAATAGTTTTTCTTCCAGAACTCCACAAACCTTTTGTATTTGACTTACTCAGGGGTAGTCTTCTAAAATGCAGTGCTAAGTGCCTGCATGCCAGAACTCTGAATCATCAAGTCCAGGAAGAATTCTTCgggtttcttcattttaaatactgcTAAACCTCAATAATTAtttatctctctttcctttttgacactggtttgcactattgttaatgaagggataagATGCATGCCACTTTActctctttcagcacccagttcttgtccagagtactcagttccaactatcattgtcatggacAAGTGGACTGTTGTCTACCTTAACTACACTCAccgcttcctaccatggactagtcctcctagccctcctctctattgtctttggatattactaccacagtgtcttttatttttcttagtgagTTTATTcatctgtccctctccctttgtctcatttcactcagcataataatttaaatatccatccatatataagaaaagttTCTGACTTATAGGTTAGAGTGTTTCTATTTGCTTCTGACGTGCATAGGGAGAGTCACTAGAAAGACATCATTAAAAGATGGGAAAGCAAGCAGCATAGCAAATACCCATGTTCAGTAGAGCAGCCAATGAGTTATTCACCAGAAAGTTCAGTCTTATATTCCACTCTTGATAATAACACCTTTCTATCTCCAGTGACAGCTTGGAGACCAGAGATGTCACAGAGGCTGAAGTATCAACAGAAGGCAGAGGCCCAGATGAGTTCCCCAATACTCTAGGCAGCAGTGGAGAGAGCACTGACAGCTGGTCCCAGCTTGCCAATGAAGAGGATAACCCAGATGACACAAGCAGTTTTTTGCAGCTCAGTGAGAGATCCATGAGGTacctaatttttatttgaatttcagggaaattggttttaaattttttaaaaaatgcaatttttaaatgCCTTGAAACAGTTCTCTAAAAGGAGCTCCTAATAAGCACATGGCCATGTATGTGGTTTTATAATAACCTCTAAACTCCACAATACTTACAGCCTAGTAGTAGCACACTAAATTAGATagaaaagtagcatagaagccaatcAAActcaattaataaatattataggaCAGatggtagcaaaaaaaaaaaaaaagcttagtaaACTCCCAGACAATGATTTTAGTAACCCCACTGTGAGATGTAGCAATTTTCGAaaactttcttttactgaagtatttttcaatACTTCTGCTGACCATTTTGTTATCACAATCAATTTTGTACCTGCTAAGGGGACAAGTttgggtgggtgggaaactggggacaatgagtgagagaaattcaCACTggttggtgggattggtattagaACATGAAATATCCAAAAcatctgtattgtaaacaactttgTAGACCACACtgtttaaataatgtttaaaaataaaaaatgaaaagagattcTAATAAGAGCAAAAAGGAAAGCTCTTACTAGATCATGCTTGCTTACCATGTTTTGTGCTGAGAGGTTATATAATAACCAATTATGATTTAAATTACTTTGGACAAGGTAGAGCATAAATTGTTCTTCCTTCTAGATTGGTATTAGCTAGTACATTCAATGATGActactataaatattttcataagagCTGCTACTAAACCTGGTGTTGTTTGATACTTTCTTGATACTTTCTGGTTCATTATATTTCAGATGCAACACATGCAAGGTATATATGAGGCAACATCATATAAACCAACATCACTGTGTTGTGATGTTTGGTCTACTGTTCtatctgttctcttttttttcctatgtATTGGTTCTCTGGAAAAGCTAGAGTTTATAAGAGATCATATTTGGTATAACCAAGTCTATCTATAACGAAGGCAATAGGAATAACTACACATACTATCCTCCAGTAATCCCAATGAAGTAGAGGCAAAAGGAAAATTCAtggctcatgttttttttttgtccaataTATGATTCTATTCCAAGCAAAAAGCCCTCAGATATTCTAGAAGTTGGAAATTTTGATTCAGTAATGGCtccttgaaatttttatttctgaatagttCAGTTTTTCTAGATTTAGGAAATTTCCTAAACGCTaagaaaatttatcttaaattCCAAAAGTTGGTCTCAAATATTAGAATGCAAAGGCAAAAACCAGAGAAATATTGGATGTAAGTAGAGGTTAAATCACCTCCATCTTGATATTTGAGTCATCAGATTAGAAGCAGTAAATATATTCAATGCCCCATGAAAAATCCAAGAAATTGAGATAGTGTAGTTGGTTAGTCATGTTATTTCTAGGGAAGAAGGTTTCACTATACATCATACTGGCACTTATTTTTGAAAGATTGATTGGAAGCGACCTCATGGGAAATAGAAAATGTATAAAGAAAGTCACTAGATTTCATGAagttgaataattttcttttacaaatacaaacaaacctaAAAGTTGACTCAACTCTGTGGTATTACAATACATAATTCTCAGGCTAAAAGCTAGACCACATGTTGACTATACAGCCCATAAATTTGATACAATAGATGACCTCTTTTTTCTACCATACATATGATATTCAATGTTATTCCTTATTAAAAGATTTTAACATGAAAAGGctataatatattaacatatctCACTATTGCACAAGTAAATTCTGTAGTCCCATAGAAAATTAATTAACCTGGTACAAATCCTATAGAATGCCCATCAGAAAATTTTCTGATAGCCACAGGGAAAATATGCATCCATTGGATTCTGTTAAAAAATCATTAACAATCCTGGTATCTCATTCAGTCAGCAAATTTTAGAAGTATCTTAGTATTTATCAGAATATTCAAGGAGACTCTTGATACTAGATAAATATACTCACTGTCATCAGAATAAAAGGTCATTCTATGACTCACTAGGTATAAAACCACTGCAGATATCATGAAAATGATAAGGGAGAagtggaggaaaaaataaaggaggaggaaaaggattATAGTAATGATAATGACAATTAATGACTTTGAGAGGGAAAAAACAGGTTATCTCTATGCTTTCTAAGGTGGtgagaaatacatattaatttggGAATTATGAAGACCAAAAAAGTAATCTGGGGACCAGAGAAAGGACATCAGAACAATGGAACAACAATGTCAGGTTTATTGCCAGGTGGTAGAGACTGGCATTAATATGTAAACTTTTGCTTTGTCAGCAATGGCAACAGTAGTGCCACTAGCAGTCTTGGCATTATGGACCTGGACATTTATCAGGATAACATGCCATCTTCTCCCATGATTAAGTAAGTAGCTGATGAGATGCAGTGATTGTGAGACCACTACTCCAAATCCATCTAGCAACCCATATTTATCATTCAGATTGTGCCCAGTCACTGATGTCATCATGTTTGTGCTACTGTCGTTCCATGTCATTGGAGCAAGACCTTAGTCAGAACTAGATAAATCATACCTTACCATGCTTACTTTCTGAATTTCAAATATGTCCCTCGTAAATAAGCATTTATATAAATCTTATCCATATAATCAGCAACATGTGTCAATTTACCTCTTTggacacacaaaataaatattcatgtaaGTGATGCTTTTGAATCAAAGAAGGTGTTCTTTCAGTAGACTATAATGTAAATTGCTTTTCCTTTGTCTGTGAACACATGGA encodes the following:
- the SPHKAP gene encoding A-kinase anchor protein SPHKAP isoform X3, which gives rise to MATPCSQSQAMWVVDSNSSTCLSAALPARRHSQEFSTLESPLMQEALAAQSVSTTNSPAGSLGNSITACKKVLRSNSLLESTDYWLQNQRTPCQIGFVEDKSENCASVCFVNLDVDKDACSTEHLQQKLVNVSPELPKLINSMNVQQPKENEIVLLSGLASGNLQADFEVSQCPWLPDICLVQCARGNRANSTNCIIFEINKFLIGLELVQERQLHLETKVLKVEDDTNCSLSSIEEDFLTASEHLEEESEVEEYRSGYENINVSVNVTDSKKQKEAPQEEWDYNKEKSPYTLEEKYIRKYHKPMSIKEGSLDNRAEDRSQQSLDLSARSTEWKEEHAVNERLVTNSYVSEKLIGPVKKSKTSSTPGDAYVSRMVKKDGPSACGSVPEGGNSSDARACEEERTALFLEQDGEATTGEYATNLAESVLQDAFIRLSQSHPTGIQESAGNARLSNNYSTKDIMVPRSWNELPKIVIVQSPDGGDAVPEPGSSSWSELEVSMENNSVLAGDNASTRPQSALEVALACAATVIGTISSPQATERLKMEQESLVTNDPPGDNELLPTQTSQVLQELSISEYSFPSALCGMTQVASAVAVCGLGETEVSPMASNELFATEPPGAVTPLCSLATENSTELGNKEAIAEALFKETTQILTKPHAYSNMGDLMESMTKRITESASKPHTLCSENDNFGNELAQTLSNAILKHSIDEVYQKIKVTDANDSSEALSTLLETTNKLLFNVICVTFKKMSNIMQSGTCPISLCKESISWRKIEMGCQSVPKSASQVQVNNTEYSSVHPFSDLQSSDPVTNDPDDEVYLKQDTKGQLKSGLFKSPKLQSEFSYSNRVPDSLTAKLSHKEPYQKSMGRKDPRNHPLMPGCNGHEIGASSDGEDQTKLTVKGSHTSHCVSPVAQEKHNCGSTLNHEVQVNLSLLGSELVLPTQAMLPTKHTDLYYITDFAEELAETIVSMATEIAAICLDNSNGKQPWFCAWRRRNELLVAPSASCRSLKRKKDSQSGSGATVRKHKPPRLSEIKRKTDEHPELKEKLMNRVESMNLEDVPDSVNVFANEVAAKIMNLTEFSMVDGVWQAQSYPRNRLLSGDRWNRLKASSCESIPEEESQAKGSLNSPGYMSTLSQPVSRASSVSKQSSCESISEEFSRFMVNQMESEGRGFELLLDYYAGKNASSILNSAIQQACRHSSDHLNVRSNCPSKQSSTESITEEFYRYMLRDMEREYKDSASSRRSSHDWTASLLSSSLRLPQCYRQSSMPDSRSLDPRLAVNAPIKANSLDGFAQNSSQDLLCVQPVSGSSSDSCLYRRGGTDQITTMLIHETWANSIEALMRKNKIIMDEAEGEGAEPNSPLQGELGTPGHSLKRGRRGSNLVAQESMNLLRKDSVAESKHPPLSSLSKAAVPADHKTSEARKEPSSCCEAVPLSHSRRSLCPREVPLIQIETHQRGEGTGESEGFISKGSLEDQKEHFHKRLGAATCPTTSDSLETRDVTEAEVSTEGRGPDEFPNTLGSSGESTDSWSQLANEEDNPDDTSSFLQLSERSMSELVEEKESLKGQSEHIEEHVPGLPVGAASCQGSLLVINFDLEPECPDAELRATLQWIAASELGIPTIYFKKSQENRIEKFLDVVRLVHRKSWKVGDIFHAVVQYCKIHEEQKERIPSLFDWLLELG
- the SPHKAP gene encoding A-kinase anchor protein SPHKAP isoform X1, which encodes MATPCSQSQAMWVVDSNSSTCLSAALPARRHSQEFSTLESPLMQEALAAQSVSTTNSPAGSLGNSITACKKVLRSNSLLESTDYWLQNQRTPCQIGFVEDKSENCASVCFVNLDVDKDACSTEHLQQKLVNVSPELPKLINSMNVQQPKENEIVLLSGLASGNLQADFEVSQCPWLPDICLVQCARGNRANSTNCIIFEINKFLIGLELVQERQLHLETKVLKVEDDTNCSLSSIEEDFLTASEHLEEESEVEEYRSGYENINVSVNVTDSKKQKEAPQEEWDYNKEKSPYTLEEKYIRKYHKPMSIKEGSLDNRAEDRSQQSLDLSARSTEWKEEHAVNERLVTNSYVSEKLIGPVKKSKTSSTPGDAYVSRMVKKDGPSACGSVPEGGNSSDARACEEERTALFLEQDGEATTGEYATNLAESVLQDAFIRLSQSHPTGIQESAGNARLSNNYSTKDIMVPRSWNELPKIVIVQSPDGGDAVPEPGSSSWSELEVSMENNSVLAGDNASTRPQSALEVALACAATVIGTISSPQATERLKMEQESLVTNDPPGDNELLPTQTSQVLQELSISEYSFPSALCGMTQVASAVAVCGLGETEVSPMASNELFATEPPGAVTPLCSLATENSTELGNKEAIAEALFKETTQILTKPHAYSNMGDLMESMTKRITESASKPHTLCSENDNFGNELAQTLSNAILKHSIDEVYQKIKVTDANDSSEALSTLLETTNKLLFNVICVTFKKMSNIMQSGTCPISLCKESISWRKIEMGCQSVPKSASQVQVNNTEYSSVHPFSDLQSSDPVTNDPDDEVYLKQDTKGQLKSGLFKSPKLQSEFSYSNRVPDSLTAKLSHKEPYQKSMGRKDPRNHPLMPGCNGHEIGASSDGEDQTKLTVKGSHTSHCVSPVAQEKHNCGSTLNHEVQVNLSLLGSELVLPTQAMLPTKHTDLYYITDFAEELAETIVSMATEIAAICLDNSNGKQPWFCAWRRRNELLVAPSASCRSLKRKKDSQSGSGATVRKHKPPRLSEIKRKTDEHPELKEKLMNRVESMNLEDVPDSVNVFANEVAAKIMNLTEFSMVDGVWQAQSYPRNRLLSGDRWNRLKASSCESIPEEESQAKGSLNSPGYMSTLSQPVSRASSVSKQSSCESISEEFSRFMVNQMESEGRGFELLLDYYAGKNASSILNSAIQQACRHSSDHLNVRSNCPSKQSSTESITEEFYRYMLRDMEREYKDSASSRRSSHDWTASLLSSSLRLPQCYRQSSMPDSRSLDPRLAVNAPIKANSLDGFAQNSSQDLLCVQPVSGSSSDSCLYRRGGTDQITTMLIHETWANSIEALMRKNKIIMDEAEGEGAEPNSPLQGELGTPGHSLKRGRRGSNLVAQESMNLLRKDSVAESKHPPLSSLSKAAVPADHKTSEARKEPSSCCEAVPLSHSRRSLCPREVPLIQIETHQRGEGTGESEGFISKGSLEDQKEHFHKRLGAATCPTTSDSLETRDVTEAEVSTEGRGPDEFPNTLGSSGESTDSWSQLANEEDNPDDTSSFLQLSERSMSNGNSSATSSLGIMDLDIYQDNMPSSPMINELVEEKESLKGQSEHIEEHVPGLPVGAASCQGSLLVINFDLEPECPDAELRATLQWIAASELGIPTIYFKKSQENRIEKFLDVVRLVHRKSWKVGDIFHAVVQYCKIHEEQKERIPSLFDWLLELG
- the SPHKAP gene encoding A-kinase anchor protein SPHKAP isoform X2, which translates into the protein MDGNSLLAVPSTLESPLMQEALAAQSVSTTNSPAGSLGNSITACKKVLRSNSLLESTDYWLQNQRTPCQIGFVEDKSENCASVCFVNLDVDKDACSTEHLQQKLVNVSPELPKLINSMNVQQPKENEIVLLSGLASGNLQADFEVSQCPWLPDICLVQCARGNRANSTNCIIFEINKFLIGLELVQERQLHLETKVLKVEDDTNCSLSSIEEDFLTASEHLEEESEVEEYRSGYENINVSVNVTDSKKQKEAPQEEWDYNKEKSPYTLEEKYIRKYHKPMSIKEGSLDNRAEDRSQQSLDLSARSTEWKEEHAVNERLVTNSYVSEKLIGPVKKSKTSSTPGDAYVSRMVKKDGPSACGSVPEGGNSSDARACEEERTALFLEQDGEATTGEYATNLAESVLQDAFIRLSQSHPTGIQESAGNARLSNNYSTKDIMVPRSWNELPKIVIVQSPDGGDAVPEPGSSSWSELEVSMENNSVLAGDNASTRPQSALEVALACAATVIGTISSPQATERLKMEQESLVTNDPPGDNELLPTQTSQVLQELSISEYSFPSALCGMTQVASAVAVCGLGETEVSPMASNELFATEPPGAVTPLCSLATENSTELGNKEAIAEALFKETTQILTKPHAYSNMGDLMESMTKRITESASKPHTLCSENDNFGNELAQTLSNAILKHSIDEVYQKIKVTDANDSSEALSTLLETTNKLLFNVICVTFKKMSNIMQSGTCPISLCKESISWRKIEMGCQSVPKSASQVQVNNTEYSSVHPFSDLQSSDPVTNDPDDEVYLKQDTKGQLKSGLFKSPKLQSEFSYSNRVPDSLTAKLSHKEPYQKSMGRKDPRNHPLMPGCNGHEIGASSDGEDQTKLTVKGSHTSHCVSPVAQEKHNCGSTLNHEVQVNLSLLGSELVLPTQAMLPTKHTDLYYITDFAEELAETIVSMATEIAAICLDNSNGKQPWFCAWRRRNELLVAPSASCRSLKRKKDSQSGSGATVRKHKPPRLSEIKRKTDEHPELKEKLMNRVESMNLEDVPDSVNVFANEVAAKIMNLTEFSMVDGVWQAQSYPRNRLLSGDRWNRLKASSCESIPEEESQAKGSLNSPGYMSTLSQPVSRASSVSKQSSCESISEEFSRFMVNQMESEGRGFELLLDYYAGKNASSILNSAIQQACRHSSDHLNVRSNCPSKQSSTESITEEFYRYMLRDMEREYKDSASSRRSSHDWTASLLSSSLRLPQCYRQSSMPDSRSLDPRLAVNAPIKANSLDGFAQNSSQDLLCVQPVSGSSSDSCLYRRGGTDQITTMLIHETWANSIEALMRKNKIIMDEAEGEGAEPNSPLQGELGTPGHSLKRGRRGSNLVAQESMNLLRKDSVAESKHPPLSSLSKAAVPADHKTSEARKEPSSCCEAVPLSHSRRSLCPREVPLIQIETHQRGEGTGESEGFISKGSLEDQKEHFHKRLGAATCPTTSDSLETRDVTEAEVSTEGRGPDEFPNTLGSSGESTDSWSQLANEEDNPDDTSSFLQLSERSMSNGNSSATSSLGIMDLDIYQDNMPSSPMINELVEEKESLKGQSEHIEEHVPGLPVGAASCQGSLLVINFDLEPECPDAELRATLQWIAASELGIPTIYFKKSQENRIEKFLDVVRLVHRKSWKVGDIFHAVVQYCKIHEEQKERIPSLFDWLLELG